A stretch of DNA from Deltaproteobacteria bacterium:
CACGGACTCACCCAGGAGGAACTCACGGGGTGTTACGGCTGCCACACCACCGGGTACGGAAAACCGGGAGGATTTGTGAGCGAGGAGAAGACCCCGGAGATGAAAAACGCCGGTTGCGAGGTCTGTCACGGGCCAGGGGGGCGACATGTGGAGAGCGCCGACCCGGCCGACATACTGGGAAGCGGCAGGATGGACGTCTCCCAGTGCGGGCAGTGCCACAACAGTGAGAGGGTCGAGGCATTTGATTTCAAGCCCATGCTTCACGGCGGGGCCCACTGAGAAGGGGATGACATGCCCACAAAATTTTTCCTTCGTTTCCGGGGCGTAAGAATCAGAATCCTCTTCCCTGTCCTCACATTTTTCATTGCCGGAACCCTTGGCATGCTCTTTTTTCACTTCCGGGCCATGGAAAAGGCGAACCAGCTGAGCAAAAACGAACTGGCGACCATGCTCCTGTCGTCTGTCAGGCAGGCCATCGATCACCCCATGCGGATCGGAGACAGGGATGCGGTCCAGAGAATCGTTACGAACCTAAAGAAACAGGCCGGGGTATACATCACGAACGAGCACGGACGCATATCCTATTCCCCTGATGCAGGGACACACGGGCGGGATATCCGGGAGATCCTCAAAAATGCCATCGGATTCGACGGCTATGATGCACTTGCAAAGAATGCAGATGATGGAGCCCGGGTCACGTCCCTTGAAAATGGAGATTCAGGCTTCCTCATCGGTTATCAGGAGATCGCAAACGAAAAGGCCTGTTTCCATTGCCACGGAGCATCGAGAAAGGTCATCGGGGCCATTGTCGTCACCCGGGACATCTCGGAACTCGTGGCCGCAGCAAGGCAGAGCTCTCTCCTCATGCTCGGTCTTGCTGCAGCTGGAACGGCCCTTATGCTGCCGCTCCTCGCCTTCATCCTCAATGTAGTGGCCATCCGCCCTGCACGGCAGCTTTCCGCCAAGATGAAAGGGCTTGCAACCGGAGATGCCGATCTCACTCAGCAACTCGCTGTCGCGGCAGTGAATTGTTCGAAGATCATGATGTGCGGAAAGAAGGACTGCCCGAGTTTCGGAAAGGATAGCCACTGCTGGTACGAAGCCGGAAGCTATGCCCCTGAGATCCGCTGCCCGATGATCAAGAGCGGGGAATACCCCTCCTGCGAGGTCTGTGAATCCTATAAAACCGCCATCAGGACGGAGATGGACGAGATCTCCACGTTTTTCAACGCCTTCATGCTGCGCATACGGGACCTGATTGCAAAGTCAAGAAGCCACGCGGAAAAAGTAGGGGCCGAATCCAGTGAGATGCTGACTGAGGCCAGCATGATGGCAGAGGCCGCTGCCGAGACAGAGGCCCGAGCCCGGGACACGGTCTCGGCCGCCGGACGCACGAACGAGATCGTCTCGGGTGTGGCCGCCGCAATGGAAGAGATGACCGCAACCATCGCGGAGATCGCAAAGAACACGGACGAGGCGAGGCATATCGCACAAGAGGCGAGCACCGAGGCGACGGACGCCCAGGAGGTGATCCTGAGGCTCAAGGACGCGTCCCAGAAGATCGGAGAGGTGAGCCGAATCATCGGTTCCATCGCCGAGCAGACCAACCTCCTCGCCTTGAACGCCACCATCGAGGCGGCCAGGGCCGGGGAGGCCGGAAAGGGGTTTGCGGTGGTGGCAAACGAGGTCAAGGAGCTCGCCAAGCAGACAGCCGATTTCGTCGTGGAGATCGACGAGACGGTGAAGGGCCTACAGGCCGAATCCGGCCGGGCAGCCTCTGCAGTCCAGCGGATCGCCGAGGTCATCCACAAGGTTTCGGAATTCACGGACGGCATAGCCGTCGCCGTAGAGGAACAGACCGCCACGACAGGAGAGATCAGCATGAATGCCCAAAACGCCCGCGACACTGCTGATCAGGTGACGGATCTCGGAGAAAAAATCCTGACCGCCTGTGCGGTCAACTCCCAAGGGGCGCAAAACGTCAAAGAGGCCTCGAAAAGGCTCACTTGCCTCTTTGAGGAACTTCAAGGTCTTCTGAAGGAGTTCAAGGTATAGGGCCGCCCCTTCCCTAACGCATGCCGGCCGCCTCCGGGGTCACCCGTCAGCGGCCGGCGGTGTTTCTACAACCGCACGCTTCATTTCTTCCCAGTCCTCCCCACCCCCCAGGGGAAATCGCTGGTTGATCTCGATCTCGATCCCCATATAGGCGTCTTCCGGAAACCGCCTCCTTTCCTCCCCGTCAAGGACCGGGGTAAAGGAGTGGACCGCGATGTGGACTACGCACCGCCCGGCATCGATGAATCTTTCCACCTGGGCCTCCACGGCCCTCCAGTGGGGCCTATGGTAAAGGGCAAAAATACGCGCCTTTTCCTCCTGAGAAAGGCCCCTCGTCGCCTCGGAGTAGAGCCCCGGATGCCCGGGGGAGCGGTTGAGGTCCACAAGGAGACGGGTCACGGTGGAAAAAAGGAGCGGGGCCTTGAGACGTGAAGCGAGTTCGCGCGCGCACTCAAGCGCCCCGGGATCCCAGCCCCTGTGGCCTGCAAGCAGCCCTTCGTATCCGGCGAAGAGATGGACGTATTCTGCGGGGACCTGGTTTCCGGCATGTTCGCAGGTGATGATGAAGCCGGTTCTCTTTCCCATTGGCATTCCTGATCCCGCTGAAAAAACCCGATTCTCGCGGCGTTACTTCAATTTTCCAGTCACTGCGGCTGATGATCCCCCTCCCTTCCCCTCCCCCGCTGGGGGAGGGATGGGGAGGGGAAAAATTTCGCGCCTTGCATCTCGGGCTTTTTGAGCGGGATCAGATTTCGAGATTTTTGCAGTGCTATCATTCCTGTCCGAAGCGAATCACCCCGAGGCCGGGAAGATGCACCCTTTCCTGAGGCAGTCACTCAGCCCCTGATAGACCCGATAAAGTGAGCCTTTCGAAAAATCCCCGCCGAGGGCCCGGAGGATCCTTCTGGCAAGGGGGCCTTCTGCCAGTATCCGTTCCATGGCGGCATGCCGTTCATCGCCAGGATCCGGAAAACCGGGGACGGCCGCCCCTGCCAGATGCCGCCAGAGCTCGGCCGCAGCAGCCCTTTTTCCCGGAAAACCAAAAAGGGCGAGATATCCCTCGTCTTCGATGACTGCAGCCTCGCCTTTGCGGATCACGTCGAGAAGGATGGCAGCAAGGGGCCCGACCTCTTGAGCGGCCTGTTCCTCGAAACCCGCCCATGTCTCTGCCACGCAGGCCTCGAGGACCGCAGAAATCATGGCGGCCACGGCAAAATCCGCAAGCGGACACTCCTGGACGTCGAGGACCCTGATCTCGATGGCGCTCCGTTCGAACCGGGCTATGGCCCCGCGTGAATTGAGCCATTCGTGCCGGAGGATCCCGGCCGGGTCAAACGGGGCGATGTCGGCGTAGTTCCGGGCAAGGATCACGTTCTCGTAATCACGCCGTGAATAGACCCTCTCAGGGATGATCTGGCCGGTGACGGACGGGACCCTTTTCTGGTTGTTCCGGTAATACTCGAGGCGGGTGTCCAGAAGCCCGGTGGCCCTGCCCTCCACAACGGGGGAACTAGCGGCGATGGCAGGGAGAATGGGCAAAAGGATCCGGACCGCTGCATGGAGCCGGGCAAACTCCTCGTCTCCTGCAAACCCGAGATTTAGGTGCGCGCTCTGGACGTTCGCCCAGCCGTGTCCGGAGCAGGAGAAGATGCGGTTGTAGGTCTCGTAGATCTCCCGGTTTCCATGGGGCCAGAGCCGGGTCTCGCGCATGGGATCCATCCATGGATGCATGCCGGTCGGAAGGAGCATGGCGCCGAAGGGGGAAAGGGCCTCCTCAATGCGCTTCACCTCTTTCTCGAAAAGGGGAAGAAGGGAGGAAAGCTCCGGGGCGGGTGCGAGGTTCTTCACCTCCACCACATGGGCCGCAAGCTCGTTCGACCATGCCATGGGCCCGAACTCCACCTCGTTCACATATTCCCCCGCGACTGACCGGATGAGTCCGTCCGCGACAGGAAGGACGTCCAGGGTCCGGGCGTCCACGATCATGTATTCGAGCTCCATGCCGTAGGCGCGCAAGGGCCGCTGAGGGCCGTTCATGACCACCCGCCCCTTTTCCGCTCCTCGATCCGGCGGAGAAAGACCCGCATGATGCGCTCGTAAAGCTCGTCCCGAAGCACGAGATCCTCGACCCCGGCGTCGATGTTCGGATTGTCGTTTACCTCTATGACCGTGACCCCCTTCTCCGTCTCCTTCAGGTCCACGCCATAGAGCCCGTCTCCGATGAGATTTGCGGCCTTGAGGGCGGTTTTGATGACCTTTTTCGGGACGTGCTCCACCGGGATGGTCTCGAAGGTCCCGTCCTCGACCTTCTCCCCCCGGTCGTTCCTGCGGATGATCTGCCAGTGGGATCTGACCATATAGTATTTGCAGGCGAAAAGGGGCTGGCGGTCGAAGACCCCGATCCGCCAGTCGAACGGCGTGGGCAGGAACTCCTGGGCGATCACGAGGTCTGACCTCTCGAAAAAGGCCCTGAGCCGGTCCCTGAGCTCCTGTTCAGTCTCCGCCTTCACCACACCCTGGGAGAAGGAGCTGTCGGGCCTCTTGAGGATACAGGGAAGGCCGAGGCCGAGGATCACATCCATGGGTGTCTCCCGGTGGAGGATGAGCGTCCGCGGGACCGGGACCTTGTGCCGATGGAGGAGTTCGGCGAGAAAGACCTTGTTCGTACACTTCAGGATGGACTCCGGGTCGTCCACCACCACAAGGCCCTCGGCCTGGGCCCGGCGGGCGAAGCGGTAGGTGTGGTGGTTAACGCTCGTGGTCTCGCGGATGAAAAGGGCGTCGAATTCGGCGAGCCGCCCATAGTCCTCCTTTTCGACAAGCTCGCTGGAGAGGCCCAGGGACTCGGCCGCCTTCATGAATCGCTGGAGCGCCCGGGCGTTGGAGGGCGCCTCTTTCTCCGCCGGGTCGTACAGGATGGCCAGGTCGTAGCGGACCGGGATCCTCCGGGGGGCTGCCGACCTCTTCTTAGCGAAATATTCCAGCGCCACCTCCACCACGAACGGGCGGTGTTCTTCAGGGATATCGCTTGCGGAGATGGGGTTGATGTTCTGGAGGTGCCAGTGCCTGTCCTTCTCGTTACAAACGAAGATGGCCCGGAGAAAAGGGGCGGAAAATAAACGGAAAAGGTGCTGGCTCAGGCGTTCGTGCCGTTTGGCCACATTGTGTGCCCGAAATAGATGCTCAGCACGAATTCCCTGGATCTGATGGGGCCGAGACTCCGCTGGATGTCCTCGTCCAGGTCCTCGGAGGCGATGCGGATGACAGCCGGCGTCTTGAGGTCCTGGACCGTGGTGACGGATGGCACCGGCTTGTGGCCCCGGGCCTCTGCAAGCAGGGAGACGTAGTAGCCGACGCTCTGATATCGGTAGGATCGGCAGAGATTGAAGACCTTGGCCCCGCGCAGGTCCGCGAACCGGGAATCGGTGAGGTAATCCCGGGCCGGGACGATCTCGACCCCCTCGACGTCAAGGGGCCAGTCACGCAGGTCGTTGACTACGATGAGGTTGGGCATGGGTGGTCCTAAGAGGAGCCGAGACTTCACGCCTCGAGCCCGGCCTCCCCCAGGACATGGAGAAGGATCTCCGCCTGTCTGGTAGCTGACCCCTGGGAAAGGCCCTCCAATGCGAGACGTGCCGCCTGTCCCATGGACTGCCGCCTCTCCCGGGAACGGAGGATGCCGTCAAGGCAGGACTCCATCTCTTCCAGGTCCTCCACGAAGATCCCGCCTCCTGACCCCTCGAGGGAACGGCGGGCCTCCTCGAAATTCTCGGTGTGCGGCCCTGAAATGACCGGGCAGCCCCATGCCGCAGGCTCCATGAGGTTATGCCCACCTTTGGGGACGAGGGAGCCACCCACAAAGGCCGCGGTTGCAAGCCCGTACAGATCGAAGAGCGGGCCGATCACGTCCACGAGCACCAGGTCGCTTTTTCTAACACCTTCCATTTCGATACTGCTCCAGTTCTGATAGCCGAGTCCAGCAGAGTCAAGGGCCTTGACAAAGGACGGGACACGTTTCGGGTGCCTCGGGACGAGAAAAATGACGAGATCGGGATGACGATCCTTTAGATGCACTGACACCTGGACAAGATACCGCTCCTCGCCTTTGCGGAGGCTTCCTGCCACAAGGACCGGGGTCCCCTCCCCGATCCCGAGCCGATTCTTGAGGGCCTCACGTCTTGCCTCCGAGGGGCGGGAGAGAAGGCCTTCGTATTTTGCGTTTCCCGTAACCACTATCCGCTCACGATCCGCACCGAGCTCTGCGAGTCTCTCAGCGTGGAGCTCCGAGATGGCGCAGATACGGGAGAAACCGGCGATGAGCGGCCGAAAGACCGGCCGGAACATGCGGTACCTGTGAAAGGCCCGGGCCGAGATGCGGGCGTTCATGAGTACGGTCCGCGCGCCCATTCGCCGAACGGAGCGGATGAGATTGGGCCAGAGTTCGGCCTCGAGGCAGGCGTAAACCGAGGGTCGGACGGCGGCAGTGATCCTCCGGACGACCTGGGGAAAATCGAGGGGATACGGAATGACAGGGCAGCGCCTCCCGATGGATGAGAGGGCCCGTGCATATCCCGCAGGGGTCGAAGAGGAGACAAGGACCTTGAGGGCCGGGGCCTTTTTCTCGATGGCCGCAATGATTGCCTCGGCCACTGCCACCTCCCCCACGGAGACGGCCTGGATCCAGAGATCGTGGGGACCGGCCGAAGCAAACCCCTCAGCGGTGTAGCCGAGCCTTCCATGCCACATTCCTCCAGCCCCCTCGAGGCGGGAAAGAACGCTCAAAAATGGTCTGCTGACACCGAAAAGGCAGCTTGCAAGCCTCTCGTAGGCCCAGATCATGCTCATGCCAACGCCCCTCTCCGAGCGGTAAGCCCCCTCTGCCGGGCCACCTCGTAGAGGACGATCCCGGCTGCGGTCGAGACGTTCAGGGACTCGACGGATGGGCCATGGGGGATCCGGACAAGGCAGTCGCATGTCGCCTCGACGCGGCGCCTGAGCCCCTTGCCCTCCGCCCCGAGCACCACGGCGCTCGGACCCGTGAGGTCAGCGTCCCAGACCGGCGTATTTCCTTCGGGAGCGAGGCCCACGAGCAAGATACCCCGCTCCCGACATGAGGCCATGGCTGCTGCGAGATTCGGCACCCGGCAGATCCTTGCGTGTGCCACCGCCCCAGAAGAGGCCTTGACCGTCACTCCAGTAACGGGTGATGTGTCCCGCTCGGAGACGATGACTGCTGACACCCCAAAGGCCACGGCAGAGCGCAGAATGGCGCCGAAGTTGTGGGGATCGGTCACCTGATCGCATATCACGTAAAGGGCCGTACCGAAGGCCATGGAGTCGAGTAGATCCCCAAAATCCACCTCCCACACGGGTTTGACCAGGGCGGCTACTCCCTGATGAACCGTGCCTGGAGGGACGGAAAGACGCGAAAAATCCTGAACACGGTGGATGGCGACCCCGATTTCCTCGATCAGGCGCTCCAGGTCCCTTTGTGGGCGGGTCCGTCCGAAGGATGGAAGGATGTAAACCCCTAAGACCGCATCCGGCCGCGCCCTGAGGAACTCCTCGACGGGGTGGTTCCCCCAGATGCAGACCTCTTCCTCTGACCGCCTGCGGTCGGTGCGCATAGGTCCCGTCGGGTCTCAGGAGAGGCCGAGCCCCTCGAAAAAGCCGTTCAGAAGGGAACGGTTGGCAAGGACCCGCTGGGTCAGACACCTCCGCGCCCTCACGATCCCGACGAGATCGGCCACAGCGCGGTCGATCTCGTCGTTTATCACCATGTAGTCATACTCGTGGGCCGCTTCGAGCTCCGCCCGTGCGTTTGTGAGGCGTCGAGCCAGGACCTCGCGATCCTCTGTCCCCCGCCCGCCGAGGCGTTTCTCAAGGGCATCCCAGGAAGGCGGCAGCACGAATATGGTCACCGCCTCGGGGAAGATCTCCCTGATCCTCCTTGCCCCCTGGACGTCGATGTCAAGCAGGACGTCCGCGCCCTGTGAGATGCGGGAGGTGACTTCCGCCTTGCCCGTCCCATAGAAATTCCCGTGGACCTCGGCCCATTCGAGGAATTCCCCGGCCTCGCGCATGGCAAGAAACCGTTCACGGGTCAC
This window harbors:
- a CDS encoding glutamate--cysteine ligase, whose product is MNGPQRPLRAYGMELEYMIVDARTLDVLPVADGLIRSVAGEYVNEVEFGPMAWSNELAAHVVEVKNLAPAPELSSLLPLFEKEVKRIEEALSPFGAMLLPTGMHPWMDPMRETRLWPHGNREIYETYNRIFSCSGHGWANVQSAHLNLGFAGDEEFARLHAAVRILLPILPAIAASSPVVEGRATGLLDTRLEYYRNNQKRVPSVTGQIIPERVYSRRDYENVILARNYADIAPFDPAGILRHEWLNSRGAIARFERSAIEIRVLDVQECPLADFAVAAMISAVLEACVAETWAGFEEQAAQEVGPLAAILLDVIRKGEAAVIEDEGYLALFGFPGKRAAAAELWRHLAGAAVPGFPDPGDERHAAMERILAEGPLARRILRALGGDFSKGSLYRVYQGLSDCLRKGCIFPASG
- a CDS encoding cytochrome C yields the protein MNTHPQKSGIGPAVNTERRLPIVCILFSFLALAGPASGVENRFVGSQACMECHENEYKNFQQYAKKAHSFEAIEKMRHGLTQEELTGCYGCHTTGYGKPGGFVSEEKTPEMKNAGCEVCHGPGGRHVESADPADILGSGRMDVSQCGQCHNSERVEAFDFKPMLHGGAH
- a CDS encoding N-formylglutamate amidohydrolase; translation: MGKRTGFIITCEHAGNQVPAEYVHLFAGYEGLLAGHRGWDPGALECARELASRLKAPLLFSTVTRLLVDLNRSPGHPGLYSEATRGLSQEEKARIFALYHRPHWRAVEAQVERFIDAGRCVVHIAVHSFTPVLDGEERRRFPEDAYMGIEIEINQRFPLGGGEDWEEMKRAVVETPPAADG
- the rlmB gene encoding 23S rRNA (guanosine(2251)-2'-O)-methyltransferase RlmB, with product MRTDRRRSEEEVCIWGNHPVEEFLRARPDAVLGVYILPSFGRTRPQRDLERLIEEIGVAIHRVQDFSRLSVPPGTVHQGVAALVKPVWEVDFGDLLDSMAFGTALYVICDQVTDPHNFGAILRSAVAFGVSAVIVSERDTSPVTGVTVKASSGAVAHARICRVPNLAAAMASCRERGILLVGLAPEGNTPVWDADLTGPSAVVLGAEGKGLRRRVEATCDCLVRIPHGPSVESLNVSTAAGIVLYEVARQRGLTARRGALA
- the gmk gene encoding guanylate kinase, with translation MKGDLFVISAPSGAGKTTLCRRLIAELPDISFSVSHTTRAPRHDEIDGVAYHFVTRERFLAMREAGEFLEWAEVHGNFYGTGKAEVTSRISQGADVLLDIDVQGARRIREIFPEAVTIFVLPPSWDALEKRLGGRGTEDREVLARRLTNARAELEAAHEYDYMVINDEIDRAVADLVGIVRARRCLTQRVLANRSLLNGFFEGLGLS